In Acropora palmata chromosome 7, jaAcrPala1.3, whole genome shotgun sequence, one genomic interval encodes:
- the LOC141886235 gene encoding ras-related protein rab-11.1-like, whose translation MAAARYDHYDYLYKIVLIGDSGVGKSSLLSRFTRNEFDLESKSTIGVEFATRSIVVDGKVIKAQVWDTAGQERYRAITSAYYRGAVGAILVYDLSKQKTFENVARWLLEVREHAESSIVTMLVGNKCDLRHLRAVPVDEAKRYASESGLSFIEASALDSTNVEEAFTQTIKKVHEVQLTKIRKELDMPGKANGTTEGKDNIVEVNEASKESSSCNCRGL comes from the exons ATGGCCGCAGCTAGATATGATCACTACGACTACCTCTACAAAATCGTGTTGATAGGCGACTCAGGTGTGGGAAAATCTTCGCTTCTTTCTCGCTTTACAAGGAATGAGTTCGACTTGGAGTCGAAGTCAACGATTGGAGTTGAGTTTGCGACAAGGAGCATCGTAGTTGACGGAAAAGTCATCAAAGCTCAG GTGTGGGATACAGCTGGCCAAGAGCGTTATCGTGCAATCACTAGTGCATACTACAGAGGAGCTGTTGGTGCCATTTTGGTCTATGATTTGTCGAAGCAGAAAACCTTTGAAAATGTAGCAAGATGGCTGTTAGAAGTTCGTGAACATGCTGAATCCTCAATTGTCACAATGCTAGTTGGAAATAAATGTGATTTGAGACATTTGCGAGCTGTTCCTGTTGACGAGGCCAAACGGTATGCCAGTGAATCAGGCTTGTCCTTTATCGAGGCATCTGCATTGGATAGCACCAATGTAGAAGAGGCTTTTACACAGACTATAAAAAAAGTACATGAAGTACAGCTTACAAAAATTCGCAAGGAACTTGACATGCCAGGGAAAGCCAATGGCACAACGGAAGGAAAAGACAACATTGTAGAAGTCAATGAGGCATCAAAAGAAAGCAGTAGTTGCAACTGTAGAGGGCTGTGA